The proteins below are encoded in one region of Nitrospirota bacterium:
- a CDS encoding prolipoprotein diacylglyceryl transferase yields the protein MSNFIDFWQHIPENLKPYIFQIGQFQVRYYGLMYIAAFATLYLLSLHRLNKENFSYTKTDIENYLVGAVAGLLVGARLGYVLFYNFSYYMSNPLEIILPFSFTGGFHFTGLAGMSYHGGLIGVITASAIFCRKYKINFWQLGDFLVPSIPLGYTFGRMGNFINGELYGRATTVPWGMYFPLDETRQLRHPSQLYEALFEGIFLFLVLWNIRGRKKFSGFYLSVYFIGYGLVRLLIEFVRDPDPQLGLFFGFISMGQILCLCMILTGAGIFFLRKNRSQML from the coding sequence ATGAGCAACTTCATTGACTTCTGGCAGCATATCCCCGAAAACCTCAAGCCCTATATCTTTCAGATCGGGCAGTTCCAGGTCCGCTATTACGGATTGATGTATATTGCCGCGTTCGCCACCCTCTATTTGCTGTCGCTCCACAGGCTGAATAAAGAAAATTTCAGCTACACAAAGACCGATATAGAAAATTATCTTGTGGGGGCCGTCGCGGGGCTCCTGGTCGGGGCCAGGCTGGGATATGTGCTCTTTTACAATTTCAGTTACTACATGTCAAACCCGCTGGAGATAATCCTGCCGTTCAGTTTTACGGGCGGGTTCCATTTTACCGGGCTCGCGGGCATGTCTTATCACGGCGGATTGATCGGCGTCATCACAGCTTCAGCAATATTCTGCCGCAAGTACAAAATAAATTTCTGGCAGCTTGGGGACTTCCTCGTCCCTTCCATCCCGCTTGGATATACATTCGGCAGGATGGGCAACTTCATTAACGGCGAGCTTTACGGACGGGCCACGACCGTGCCGTGGGGAATGTATTTCCCCCTTGACGAAACACGGCAGCTCAGGCATCCGTCACAGCTCTACGAGGCGCTTTTTGAGGGGATATTCCTTTTTCTTGTGCTCTGGAATATTCGTGGCAGGAAAAAATTCAGCGGCTTTTATCTTTCCGTATATTTTATCGGCTATGGTCTGGTGAGGTTATTGATTGAATTCGTCCGCGACCCCGACCCCCAGCTCGGATTATTTTTTGGCTTCATATCAATGGGGCAGATACTCTGCCTGTGCATGATATTGACCGGCGCGGGGATTTTCTTTCTAAGAAAAAACAGATCTC
- a CDS encoding PAS domain-containing protein, with amino-acid sequence MNKSSPESKKTGSLRKKAEGKLRKQKGTSLKIISAQDSQSLVHELQVHQIELEMQNEELRNAQVLLEESRSKYFDLYEFAPVGYFTLDKKGLILDANLKGANLLGLEKSILRRTPFSRYVSRDEQDKYYFSRKNILETKTQQTCELKMQKKGGAIFYAQLECIPVQGNKDTDIQLRIVMNEVTETEEDGRNHKKTGPS; translated from the coding sequence ATGAATAAGAGCAGTCCTGAATCAAAAAAAACTGGCAGCCTCCGCAAGAAGGCGGAAGGAAAATTGCGGAAACAAAAGGGGACATCATTAAAAATCATCTCTGCTCAGGATTCTCAAAGCCTCGTTCATGAGCTTCAGGTGCACCAGATAGAACTGGAAATGCAGAATGAAGAACTTCGCAACGCGCAGGTCCTGCTCGAAGAATCACGCAGCAAATATTTTGACCTGTATGAATTCGCCCCTGTCGGGTATTTCACCCTCGATAAAAAGGGACTTATCCTCGATGCGAACCTCAAAGGCGCAAACCTTTTAGGGTTGGAAAAAAGCATTCTGAGAAGAACTCCATTTTCAAGGTATGTCAGCAGGGACGAACAGGACAAATATTATTTTAGCCGTAAAAATATTCTCGAAACAAAGACCCAGCAGACCTGCGAGCTTAAAATGCAAAAAAAGGGCGGCGCAATATTTTATGCTCAGCTGGAATGCATACCGGTACAGGGCAATAAAGATACTGACATTCAATTGCGAATAGTGATGAACGAAGTTACAGAAACGGAAGAAGATGGAAGAAACCATAAAAAAACTGGTCCATCATGA
- a CDS encoding GGDEF domain-containing protein encodes MEETIKKLVHHDALTGLPNRTLFADHLNLSLSQASRSGHMVAVLYLDLDNFKTINDSLGHSVGDQLLKAAAKRLQSCLRESDTVARLGGDEYVILLPVTTHEKDIVVTVTKIISAFQELFLINGHKLHVTVSVGISLYPPDGKDIDTLLKKADTAMYKAKERGKNGYKFFNAAMNSKYVNSMKPGSRLRKGIKSK; translated from the coding sequence ATGGAAGAAACCATAAAAAAACTGGTCCATCATGATGCGCTTACCGGACTGCCCAACAGGACGCTTTTTGCAGACCATCTCAATCTTTCGCTTTCTCAGGCCTCCCGCAGCGGGCACATGGTGGCCGTCCTTTATCTGGACCTCGACAATTTCAAGACAATCAATGATTCTCTGGGACACTCTGTTGGAGACCAGTTGCTGAAGGCGGCTGCAAAACGTTTGCAAAGCTGTCTGCGTGAAAGCGATACCGTGGCCCGTTTGGGAGGCGATGAATATGTCATATTGCTTCCCGTAACTACTCATGAGAAAGATATCGTCGTCACAGTCACGAAAATCATCTCCGCCTTTCAGGAGCTGTTTTTGATTAATGGTCATAAACTCCATGTAACCGTAAGTGTGGGTATCAGTCTCTATCCGCCGGACGGTAAAGATATTGACACATTGCTGAAGAAGGCGGATACCGCCATGTATAAAGCGAAAGAAAGAGGGAAGAACGGCTATAAGTTTTTTAACGCCGCCATGAACAGCAAATATGTTAATAGCATGAAGCCGGGAAGCCGCCTCCGTAAGGGTATTAAGTCTAAATAA
- a CDS encoding PAS domain-containing protein → MAGKQKKIIKKSGTRKISRKAKLTSRTTSAPATTIASEAPNINRGLFIVGIGASAGGLEVFQEFFTHMPSNSGMAFILVPHLDPTHKSIIGDILKKYTEMNIYQAEDGMKVLPNCVYLIQPDKNIAILHGNLQLIEPAERRGLRHPIDFFFRAFAEDQGEKAIAVILSGTGTEGTLGLKTVKGEGGLVIVQDPNTAKYDGMPRSAIATDMVDYVLPAEKIPEILLKYVRHPQTKLLRKTESPLEKFPDALQKIFILVRNQTGHDFSLYKPSTIIRRIEKRMSLHQIENVANYVTYLRDNPSEVIILFKDLLIRVTKFFRDPEAFELLKKDILPDLFKHAGEENLLRVWVPGCSTGEEAYSMAIALLEYISEHDPAAKIQVFATDIDSDSIETARRGSYPDSISDDIAPERLKRYFVREDNTYRISRKLRELVVFAVQNVTKDPPFSKVDMISCRNLLIYLGPELQKKIIPLFHYALKPGGILFLGTSETIGTFSDLFSAVSNKWKIFKSKKTSLVSAASTDYYPAMVKTGPVKLQLLKKGIAGEMTLGDITEKLLVERYAPPCVIIDENGSILYFHGRTGKYLEPSPGKAKLNIFEMAREGLRLELRAEIRKAVTKKTDTVIKNLKVKSNGDIYAVTVNIKHINKPAHLKGLIMIAFEEAAPSQRVKADKKLPHSEKPGSLRAAELEFELKSMREQLQSTIEELEASNEELQSTNEELQSANEELQSSNEELETSKEELQSVNEELMTVNSESQNKIDELIQVTNDMNNLLAATKIATIFLDNDLNIKRFTPETGKVIKLIQTDIGRPVRDFASSLQYEDMVKDAGEVLRTLIPIEIEVSDKNGLWFLMRILPYRTIENVIDGVVITFTNITEQKHAQEALSETLIYAESIIDTIREPLIVLDAGMKVVSANSTFYQTFKVLKEDTEGKIIYDLGNHQWDIPKLRELLENILREKTEFRDYEVEHDFPSIGHRKMLLNARKIMQKSKGTEMILLVIEDVTGK, encoded by the coding sequence ATGGCTGGAAAGCAAAAAAAAATCATCAAAAAATCCGGTACCCGGAAAATATCCCGCAAGGCCAAACTTACAAGCAGGACCACTTCTGCTCCGGCAACAACAATTGCATCAGAAGCACCTAACATAAACCGCGGTTTATTTATTGTCGGTATCGGCGCTTCTGCCGGAGGATTAGAGGTATTTCAGGAGTTCTTTACCCATATGCCTTCTAACAGCGGAATGGCCTTCATACTGGTCCCTCACCTTGATCCCACTCACAAGAGCATCATCGGCGACATTCTAAAGAAATATACGGAGATGAATATTTACCAGGCAGAGGACGGGATGAAAGTCCTGCCGAACTGTGTGTATCTGATACAGCCTGATAAAAATATTGCCATACTTCATGGGAACCTTCAGTTGATAGAACCTGCGGAGCGCCGCGGCCTGAGGCACCCCATAGATTTTTTCTTTCGTGCCTTTGCGGAAGACCAGGGCGAAAAAGCCATAGCTGTTATTCTCTCGGGAACCGGGACCGAGGGGACCCTCGGCTTAAAGACAGTTAAAGGAGAAGGCGGACTGGTTATCGTTCAGGACCCGAATACTGCCAAATACGACGGCATGCCCCGAAGCGCCATAGCTACAGATATGGTTGACTATGTTCTGCCTGCGGAAAAGATCCCGGAAATTCTCCTGAAGTATGTGAGGCATCCGCAAACAAAGCTCCTGAGAAAAACTGAAAGCCCCTTGGAAAAATTCCCTGACGCCCTGCAGAAGATATTCATTTTGGTCCGTAACCAGACAGGCCATGATTTTTCCCTTTACAAACCATCTACCATCATCCGCAGGATCGAAAAGCGTATGTCCCTTCACCAGATTGAAAATGTCGCAAATTATGTTACGTATCTCAGGGACAATCCCTCTGAGGTAATAATACTTTTCAAGGACCTCCTCATCAGGGTCACCAAATTCTTCAGGGACCCTGAGGCCTTCGAGCTGCTCAAGAAAGATATTCTCCCTGACCTGTTTAAACATGCCGGGGAAGAAAATCTCTTGCGCGTCTGGGTGCCCGGCTGTTCCACGGGCGAAGAAGCGTACTCCATGGCCATTGCGCTGCTTGAGTATATCAGCGAGCATGATCCGGCCGCTAAGATCCAGGTATTTGCAACGGACATAGACAGCGACTCTATCGAAACCGCCAGAAGAGGAAGTTATCCTGACAGCATTTCCGACGATATAGCGCCGGAACGGCTGAAACGCTATTTTGTGAGGGAAGACAATACCTACCGGATAAGCAGAAAACTAAGGGAATTAGTTGTCTTCGCCGTTCAGAACGTGACCAAAGACCCCCCTTTCTCGAAGGTAGACATGATAAGCTGCAGGAACCTTCTCATTTACCTGGGGCCGGAATTGCAGAAAAAGATCATACCCCTTTTTCATTACGCGTTAAAGCCGGGGGGCATTCTTTTCTTAGGCACTTCAGAGACTATCGGGACCTTCTCCGACCTTTTTTCCGCTGTCAGCAATAAATGGAAGATATTTAAGTCTAAAAAAACTTCTCTTGTCAGCGCAGCGTCCACGGATTATTATCCGGCCATGGTCAAAACCGGGCCTGTGAAATTGCAGCTCTTAAAAAAGGGAATAGCCGGGGAGATGACTCTTGGCGATATAACCGAAAAGCTGCTCGTTGAGCGCTATGCACCGCCGTGTGTGATCATTGACGAAAACGGAAGCATCCTCTACTTTCACGGCCGCACCGGTAAATACCTGGAACCCTCCCCCGGTAAAGCCAAGCTTAATATCTTTGAAATGGCGCGCGAGGGACTTAGGCTTGAACTGAGAGCGGAGATCCGTAAAGCCGTAACCAAAAAAACAGATACCGTCATCAAAAACCTGAAGGTGAAATCAAATGGTGACATTTATGCAGTCACTGTAAACATTAAGCACATAAATAAACCGGCCCATTTAAAAGGCCTGATCATGATAGCATTTGAGGAAGCCGCGCCTTCTCAGCGGGTAAAGGCGGACAAAAAATTACCGCACAGTGAAAAACCGGGCAGCCTGCGTGCCGCAGAGCTGGAATTTGAATTGAAATCCATGAGGGAACAGCTCCAGAGCACAATAGAGGAACTTGAGGCATCAAACGAAGAACTGCAATCAACAAACGAGGAGCTCCAGTCGGCCAATGAGGAACTTCAGAGTTCCAATGAAGAGCTTGAGACGTCAAAGGAAGAACTCCAGTCGGTTAATGAAGAGCTGATGACGGTAAACTCCGAGTCCCAGAACAAGATTGATGAACTGATACAGGTAACAAATGATATGAACAACCTCCTTGCCGCCACAAAAATTGCCACCATTTTTCTGGATAACGATCTGAACATAAAACGCTTTACCCCGGAAACCGGCAAGGTGATCAAACTGATACAAACGGATATAGGCCGTCCTGTAAGAGATTTCGCATCATCACTTCAATATGAAGATATGGTCAAAGATGCTGGGGAAGTGCTGAGGACCCTCATTCCCATAGAAATAGAAGTATCCGACAAAAACGGGCTCTGGTTCTTAATGAGGATCCTGCCCTACCGCACCATCGAAAACGTTATTGACGGAGTTGTTATTACATTCACAAACATAACTGAGCAGAAACATGCGCAGGAAGCATTGAGTGAGACACTGATCTACGCTGAAAGCATTATAGATACGATCCGTGAACCCCTCATTGTCCTTGATGCCGGCATGAAAGTTGTATCGGCAAACAGTACCTTTTACCAGACTTTTAAAGTCCTCAAAGAAGATACAGAGGGCAAAATCATTTACGACCTCGGTAATCACCAGTGGGACATCCCGAAACTCAGGGAACTTCTGGAAAATATCCTCCGGGAAAAAACCGAGTTTCGTGATTATGAGGTTGAGCATGATTTCCCATCTATCGGTCATAGAAAGATGCTGCTCAATGCCCGGAAGATCATGCAAAAAAGCAAAGGGACGGAAATGATATTACTGGTCATTGAGGATGTGACAGGGAAATAA
- a CDS encoding four helix bundle protein, whose protein sequence is MEQNYLKQRTKQFALDIIRLVESLPKSRTTEVIGRQLLRSGTSVAANYRSACRAKSTADFISKMGTVEEESDESIFWMELLVESGIVSIKSLESLMKEANELLAITVSSIKTSRKNSRRYSV, encoded by the coding sequence ATGGAACAAAATTATTTAAAACAGAGGACAAAACAATTTGCACTTGATATTATCCGGTTAGTCGAATCGTTACCAAAAAGCCGGACAACCGAGGTAATCGGCAGGCAGTTATTAAGATCAGGAACTTCTGTTGCAGCAAACTATCGCTCTGCTTGCCGTGCAAAATCTACTGCTGATTTCATATCTAAAATGGGAACGGTAGAAGAAGAGTCTGATGAATCGATCTTTTGGATGGAATTGCTCGTCGAAAGCGGGATTGTATCAATAAAATCTCTGGAGTCACTGATGAAAGAAGCAAATGAACTTTTGGCAATCACTGTTTCATCAATAAAAACTTCCAGAAAAAATAGTCGCAGGTATTCAGTGTGA
- a CDS encoding PAS domain S-box protein codes for MKKKSKVSDKHISEPNSEFRIPQSELRKRAEKKLRARTAEKQGLSFKDAQPVIHELQVHQIELEMQNEELRRAQIELEESRRKYSDLYDFAPVGYFTFDKNGLILEVNLTGAALLGLGKSALMEKPFSRFIHREDQDLFYLHLRKVFETKSRQACEISLKTRDNSVFIAQLLSIPVKDIEGNYSRTRTAMINITERKLIEEALYRAHEELEFRVIERTAALRESNELMENIFSNVHVQIVYLDSAFNFIRVNNKYAKSEGREPEFYAGKNYFGLFPDEDDKMIFRKVVETGEPYSAKAKPYAYAGHPEQQIKFRDWSLKPVKEEDGRISGLVLSLIDVTDNIVLYSELMRSEHLASVGRLAAGVAHEVNNPINGIINYAQMLLNKFDTESKEHEITGRIIKESDRIADIVKSLLSFARESKEGKRHVYISEILSDSLALTEIQMRKSGIKLVMNIPPGLPRINAQPQHIEQVFLNLISNACYALNRKYPEAHNDKIIRIFAETVEAGNTQYVRISFYDQGAGIPAGILDKIMDPFFTTKNREGTGLGLSISHGIISDHGGSIKIDSVEGKFTRVVINLPAQK; via the coding sequence GTGAAGAAAAAATCAAAAGTCTCTGACAAACATATCAGCGAGCCGAATTCCGAATTCCGAATTCCGCAATCCGAACTAAGAAAGCGCGCAGAAAAAAAATTAAGAGCGCGGACTGCTGAAAAGCAGGGTCTATCGTTTAAGGACGCCCAGCCCGTCATTCATGAGCTTCAGGTGCATCAGATCGAGCTGGAGATGCAGAACGAAGAGCTGCGCCGGGCTCAAATAGAACTGGAAGAATCACGCAGAAAATATTCCGACCTGTATGACTTTGCCCCTGTGGGATATTTTACTTTTGATAAAAATGGACTGATCCTCGAAGTAAATCTTACCGGAGCTGCCTTGCTGGGATTGGGGAAAAGCGCTCTTATGGAAAAACCTTTTTCCAGGTTTATTCACCGGGAGGATCAGGACCTGTTTTATCTGCACCTTCGGAAGGTTTTCGAAACAAAGTCGAGACAGGCCTGTGAGATCAGTCTTAAGACAAGGGACAACTCAGTATTTATTGCCCAGTTGCTGAGCATTCCCGTTAAGGACATTGAAGGCAATTACAGCCGGACAAGAACGGCCATGATAAACATTACCGAGCGCAAACTGATAGAGGAGGCCCTCTACAGAGCGCATGAAGAACTGGAATTCAGGGTTATCGAAAGAACGGCAGCGCTCAGGGAAAGCAACGAGCTTATGGAAAACATCTTCTCCAATGTCCACGTTCAGATCGTGTATTTGGACAGTGCTTTCAACTTCATCCGGGTGAACAATAAATATGCAAAAAGTGAGGGGAGGGAACCGGAGTTCTACGCAGGTAAAAATTACTTCGGCCTGTTCCCGGATGAAGATGACAAAATGATCTTCCGGAAAGTGGTCGAAACAGGAGAACCTTACTCCGCCAAAGCTAAGCCATATGCATACGCAGGACATCCGGAACAACAGATTAAATTCCGGGACTGGAGCCTTAAACCTGTCAAAGAGGAGGACGGCAGGATCAGCGGGCTGGTCCTCAGCCTGATTGACGTGACCGATAATATAGTCCTTTATTCTGAACTGATGCGTTCCGAACACCTTGCTTCAGTCGGCAGACTTGCTGCGGGCGTGGCACATGAGGTAAATAATCCGATAAACGGCATTATCAACTATGCTCAGATGCTGCTGAACAAATTCGATACAGAAAGCAAAGAGCATGAGATTACGGGACGGATTATAAAAGAAAGCGACAGGATCGCCGACATTGTAAAAAGTCTTCTTTCATTTGCACGTGAAAGCAAAGAAGGTAAAAGGCATGTGTACATCAGTGAAATATTGTCTGATTCACTCGCCTTGACTGAAATACAAATGAGAAAGAGCGGTATAAAGCTTGTGATGAACATACCTCCCGGCCTGCCCCGGATTAATGCTCAACCTCAGCATATCGAGCAGGTGTTTCTGAATCTGATCAGCAATGCATGCTATGCATTGAACCGGAAATATCCTGAAGCACATAACGATAAAATCATCAGGATATTTGCTGAAACTGTAGAGGCTGGCAATACTCAATATGTGCGGATATCATTTTATGATCAGGGAGCCGGGATACCGGCGGGGATTCTGGATAAGATCATGGATCCGTTTTTTACCACAAAAAACAGAGAGGGAACCGGGCTGGGTCTGAGCATCAGTCACGGCATTATAAGTGATCACGGCGGCAGTATCAAAATAGACAGCGTTGAAGGAAAATTTACAAGAGTGGTCATAAATTTACCTGCGCAGAAATAA
- a CDS encoding radical SAM protein has protein sequence MKRISFIEAGAPGSHIFSKFPVARVGTVLLSTILKEKCHEVKAFIEDISPPDWEFIESSDLVCISTLTSTAIRAYSIGQRLKAKGISVIMGGAHPTFMPEEALRYSDFVVRGEGDFTLPELMSYLDNGAPAIETIQGLSYRDKTGKFFHNPDRRLLNEEELDSLPVPDFSLVNNWKPSLLYSVSTSRGCPFACKFCSVIHIFGRQYRFKSTASVLKELKHISSVSKGTRFFVDDNFTANRKRTKELLRVMIAEKLTSDWTTQVRTDAAADPELLRLMADAGCHTVYIGFESINPETLEQYNKKQTLKDIVRSIRSFRDHGIHIHGMFVIGADTDDVDVIKRTVDFAVHNGIDTIQLMVLTPLPGTPLFKEMKESGRLLHNDWSKYDAHHAVFRPSLMSAQTLQTETLTGMGRFYSWKYILKHLSKLDLRYAGIGIFGKTTVNKTLRQITACHDKALSL, from the coding sequence ATGAAAAGAATTTCCTTTATTGAGGCCGGTGCGCCGGGATCACATATTTTCAGCAAATTCCCTGTGGCGCGGGTCGGTACGGTATTGCTATCGACCATCCTGAAAGAAAAGTGCCACGAGGTAAAGGCATTCATTGAAGATATTTCTCCACCCGACTGGGAGTTTATTGAAAGTTCCGATCTTGTCTGTATTTCAACGCTGACATCCACGGCGATCAGGGCTTATTCGATAGGTCAACGTCTTAAGGCCAAAGGAATATCGGTTATTATGGGCGGGGCCCATCCGACCTTTATGCCTGAGGAAGCGCTGCGGTATTCCGATTTTGTGGTAAGGGGAGAAGGTGATTTTACACTCCCGGAACTTATGAGTTATCTTGATAACGGCGCCCCGGCAATCGAAACGATACAGGGGTTATCTTACAGGGACAAGACCGGCAAGTTTTTTCATAACCCGGACAGACGGCTTCTTAATGAGGAGGAACTCGACTCCCTTCCCGTACCTGATTTCTCGCTGGTCAATAACTGGAAACCTTCGCTTCTCTATTCCGTATCCACATCGAGGGGTTGTCCTTTTGCATGCAAGTTCTGTTCGGTAATTCATATATTCGGCAGACAATACCGGTTTAAATCAACCGCATCAGTTCTGAAAGAATTGAAGCATATAAGTTCTGTTTCAAAGGGCACCAGGTTTTTCGTTGATGATAATTTCACGGCAAACAGAAAAAGGACAAAGGAACTGTTACGGGTGATGATCGCGGAAAAGCTGACCTCAGACTGGACTACCCAGGTGAGAACGGATGCTGCCGCCGACCCGGAACTTCTCCGCCTCATGGCTGATGCAGGCTGTCATACTGTTTATATAGGCTTCGAATCGATTAATCCTGAAACGCTCGAACAATATAATAAAAAACAGACCCTGAAAGATATAGTCAGAAGCATCAGGTCGTTCAGGGACCACGGTATCCATATCCATGGCATGTTCGTGATCGGCGCTGATACCGATGATGTTGACGTGATAAAAAGGACAGTCGATTTTGCTGTGCATAACGGCATCGACACAATTCAGCTTATGGTGCTTACGCCTCTGCCCGGGACACCGCTTTTTAAGGAAATGAAGGAAAGCGGAAGATTACTTCATAACGACTGGAGCAAATACGATGCACACCACGCGGTCTTCAGGCCCTCTCTGATGAGCGCGCAGACACTTCAGACAGAGACTCTGACGGGGATGGGACGGTTTTACTCATGGAAGTATATTTTGAAGCATCTGTCAAAGCTCGACCTGCGCTATGCGGGCATTGGAATTTTCGGAAAAACGACTGTGAACAAAACACTCAGGCAAATTACCGCATGCCATGATAAAGCGCTTTCTTTATAA
- a CDS encoding AsmA family protein produces MKILPLFSLACNLSWVQVCIEQMAAAALFAEAILINFTIKDGCLSAFAKEQKKLYVYNEMAKMKKVLIILGGGAAALVLAILIFLLTFNINPYRPRIEAAASDAIGMKVRINGKIKLALFPRTGVSLEDILIQNRDADVASVKKAEVEMRLLPLLWRGIRIQQVKLINPAFFITKDRKGRFNVETLEKRPAGKKLLLGLIEAEKIFIRKGRLLYMDERSGGKTEADECDLAINNFSVGGGEVPVTLSLDGDLSCREVKAEGLRISDIRVVMKAREGKFEADPITMKVFGGDGKGSIKGVMTGESPEYVVDLAITKLRFEEVLEQFKQKKPIRGELDMQSHLTMKGKNANELTRTAQGVVSLRGQDLIHESLDLDRVLEKYETIQNFNLIDVGAFFVAGPLGTLLTKGYNFGSVYVVSLGGKSAIKKLVSEWKVKNGVAEAEDVALITSKNRVALKGRLDFVNEKFDNVTVAALDEKGCVRFSQKIYGPFRDPRVEKVSTLGSITGPILNLYVKTKKFLQGGKCEVFYAGSVAHPK; encoded by the coding sequence ATGAAAATACTACCGCTCTTTTCCCTTGCCTGCAACCTTTCTTGGGTACAGGTATGCATTGAACAGATGGCCGCTGCTGCATTGTTTGCCGAGGCTATACTGATAAACTTCACAATAAAAGACGGCTGTCTATCAGCATTTGCCAAAGAGCAAAAAAAATTGTATGTATATAATGAGATGGCAAAGATGAAGAAAGTCCTTATAATCCTTGGCGGCGGTGCGGCGGCCCTTGTCCTTGCAATACTCATTTTCCTCCTCACCTTCAACATAAATCCCTACAGGCCCCGCATTGAGGCAGCTGCCTCCGACGCTATAGGGATGAAGGTACGCATTAACGGCAAAATAAAACTTGCGCTCTTTCCGCGTACAGGCGTATCGCTTGAAGACATTCTGATACAAAACAGGGATGCTGATGTCGCATCCGTAAAAAAGGCGGAGGTAGAAATGAGACTGCTGCCGCTTCTCTGGCGAGGAATACGCATACAGCAGGTCAAGCTCATCAACCCCGCATTCTTCATCACCAAAGACAGAAAAGGGCGCTTCAACGTCGAAACACTTGAAAAGAGACCCGCCGGGAAAAAGCTCCTGTTGGGATTAATTGAGGCGGAAAAAATCTTTATCAGGAAAGGGCGTCTCTTGTACATGGACGAAAGATCCGGTGGAAAGACCGAGGCTGACGAGTGCGACCTTGCGATCAACAACTTCTCCGTAGGTGGAGGAGAGGTCCCTGTCACACTTTCCCTCGATGGAGATTTGTCATGCAGGGAGGTGAAGGCGGAAGGATTGAGGATCTCAGATATCCGCGTTGTCATGAAGGCCCGCGAGGGGAAGTTTGAGGCTGACCCGATCACTATGAAGGTCTTTGGCGGGGACGGCAAAGGCAGCATCAAGGGTGTGATGACAGGTGAAAGCCCTGAGTACGTGGTTGATCTTGCGATCACAAAATTGCGTTTTGAAGAAGTGCTTGAGCAGTTTAAACAGAAAAAACCCATACGAGGCGAGCTGGACATGCAATCGCATCTCACGATGAAAGGAAAGAACGCTAATGAACTTACGAGGACGGCACAGGGAGTGGTTTCGCTCCGGGGGCAGGACCTCATTCACGAAAGCCTCGACCTCGACCGTGTGTTGGAGAAGTACGAAACGATCCAGAACTTCAACCTGATCGATGTGGGGGCCTTCTTTGTCGCCGGGCCACTGGGCACGCTGCTGACAAAAGGCTACAACTTCGGGAGTGTTTACGTAGTATCTCTGGGAGGAAAGAGCGCGATAAAAAAACTCGTTTCTGAATGGAAGGTAAAAAACGGCGTTGCGGAAGCGGAAGACGTTGCCCTCATCACAAGTAAAAATCGCGTTGCACTTAAGGGGAGGCTTGATTTTGTCAACGAAAAGTTCGACAACGTGACTGTGGCGGCGCTGGATGAAAAAGGATGCGTGAGGTTCAGTCAGAAAATTTACGGCCCATTCCGGGACCCCCGCGTTGAAAAGGTAAGCACCCTGGGATCAATTACAGGACCAATACTTAATCTGTACGTGAAGACGAAGAAATTTCTTCAAGGCGGGAAGTGCGAGGTATTTTACGCAGGATCTGTAGCCCACCCGAAATAA